DNA sequence from the uncultured Ilyobacter sp. genome:
TTGTGCATAACATCTTCTACCTTCATGAGAAGACGTCTTCCCAGGCTCCCACCAGGGTGATAAACTGCAAAATTTTCGGGCTTAAAATCTCTCAGTTTTATAAGGACAGAAGCCATTGCATCTCCCATGACTAAGGTAGCTGTTGTAGAAGTTGTTGGTGCGAGGTTATTAGGACAGGCCTCTCTCTCCACCCTTATATCCAAAATACAGTCAGCTGCCTGCCCCAGACCAGAGCCAGGGTTACCAGTCATGGCAATTATTTTTGCACCTATCTTTTTTATAGACGGGATTATTGAGAGTACCTCGTCGCTGTTTCCGCTGTTTGATATGGCAATGACCACATCTTCAGGATGTATCATCCCCAAGTCTCCGTGTAATCCCTCGGCTGAGTTCATGAATACAGAGTGAGTTCCAGTTGAGGCAAATGTAGCCGCCATCTTTTTTCCTATAAGCCCGGACTTACCTATCCCTGTTATAACAACTTTACCCTTTGAAGCAAGTATTATATTTACGGCCTTTTCCATCTGGTCAGAGATCCTGTCTCTGACTTTTTTTAGCTCCCCTATCTCTATATCGAATACCTCTTTTGCATAATTTATAATATCCATTAAAAGACCTCCTTATTTTATTTTCACAGTATACCATTTTACCCTTTACTTTGAAAAAAATTATTATTAAAAAAATAAAAGCCCCGAAAAAACGGGGCTTAAAATTAATTTTTCTTTACTATATCATCAATCTCTATGGCTATCTTTAAGATTTCCTCTAAATCTTCTAATTTCAACATGTTTGGTCCGTCACAAGGAGCATTGTCTGGGTCTTCGTGTACCTCTGCAAATATTGCGTCCACTCCCACAGCAAGGGCCGCTCTCATTAAAGGAAATACATATTCTCTGTTTCCTCCAGTACACGTTCCTTGA
Encoded proteins:
- a CDS encoding KpsF/GutQ family sugar-phosphate isomerase encodes the protein MDIINYAKEVFDIEIGELKKVRDRISDQMEKAVNIILASKGKVVITGIGKSGLIGKKMAATFASTGTHSVFMNSAEGLHGDLGMIHPEDVVIAISNSGNSDEVLSIIPSIKKIGAKIIAMTGNPGSGLGQAADCILDIRVEREACPNNLAPTTSTTATLVMGDAMASVLIKLRDFKPENFAVYHPGGSLGRRLLMKVEDVMHKGDEVAVCTSKATVDEVLLKMTNKRLGAVCVVDNGKMSGIITEGDIRRALKEKNKFFDFYAGDLMTKEFTSIDKEKMAIDALELMENRESQISVLPVIEGEELVGLVRVHDLLKVVG